The proteins below come from a single Candidatus Binatota bacterium genomic window:
- a CDS encoding sigma-54-dependent Fis family transcriptional regulator yields the protein MNSGKTVLIVDDEERIRRVLEASLSAMGLIVLTASNGEEAIKLLDESVALILTDLKMSGRDGLAVLEASAVQSPERPVIIMTAFGTVDSAVSAMKKGAYDYVTKPFSLEEIELLVRRALRTITLEIEHGYLRATGLQRLEDMICRSAAMSEVFDLIRRVGSAEGTVLIKGETGTGKELVARAIHGLSRRRDRLFVPINCAAIPGELLETELFGHSRGAFTGATADRVGKFELASGGTLFLDEIGDMPHQLQAKLLRVLEEGVIERLGSNNQIHVDTRIVAATHRDLHQAMEKGEFREDLYYRLNVLTLDIPPLRDRLDDVGPLAESFLAQAARRNGRDVPELDAGALQMLQNYPWPGNVRELRNICERLTVLAMSPSVSSELLYQLLDVPDRLVGNNAPVASGADSGSLAEAIDTVESETIRLALDRCDNNKARTARELGISERSLWYKLKKYGLGPRSSGQGDG from the coding sequence GTGAATTCAGGCAAAACAGTACTCATTGTTGACGACGAAGAGCGCATTCGCCGCGTCCTCGAGGCCAGCCTCAGTGCCATGGGCCTGATCGTGCTCACGGCAAGCAACGGAGAAGAGGCCATCAAGCTGCTCGACGAGAGCGTCGCCCTGATTCTCACCGACCTCAAGATGTCCGGCCGCGACGGGCTGGCGGTACTCGAAGCCTCGGCGGTACAGAGCCCCGAGCGCCCGGTCATAATCATGACCGCTTTTGGCACCGTGGACAGCGCCGTGTCAGCCATGAAAAAGGGTGCTTACGATTACGTCACCAAGCCCTTCAGCCTCGAAGAAATCGAGCTGCTGGTACGCCGCGCACTGCGAACCATCACCCTTGAAATAGAACACGGCTACCTGCGGGCCACCGGACTGCAGCGACTCGAAGACATGATCTGCCGGTCGGCTGCAATGAGCGAGGTATTCGACCTTATCCGCCGCGTGGGAAGCGCGGAGGGCACGGTGCTTATCAAGGGAGAAACCGGCACGGGCAAGGAACTCGTGGCGCGCGCGATACACGGCCTGAGCAGACGCAGAGACAGGTTGTTCGTCCCCATCAACTGCGCCGCCATACCCGGCGAGCTGCTCGAGACCGAACTCTTCGGCCACAGCCGGGGTGCGTTTACCGGGGCCACCGCCGACCGGGTAGGAAAATTTGAACTGGCGTCGGGCGGCACCCTGTTCCTCGACGAAATAGGAGACATGCCGCACCAGCTGCAGGCCAAGTTGCTGCGAGTACTCGAAGAAGGCGTCATCGAACGCCTGGGTAGTAACAACCAGATTCACGTCGATACCCGCATCGTGGCGGCCACCCACAGGGACCTGCACCAGGCCATGGAAAAGGGCGAATTCCGCGAAGACCTGTACTACAGGCTCAATGTGCTCACGCTCGACATCCCGCCTCTCAGGGACCGACTGGACGACGTCGGGCCGCTGGCCGAAAGTTTTCTCGCCCAGGCGGCCCGACGCAACGGACGCGACGTGCCCGAACTCGACGCCGGCGCATTACAGATGCTCCAAAACTACCCCTGGCCGGGCAACGTGCGCGAGCTGCGCAATATATGCGAGAGACTCACCGTGCTGGCAATGAGCCCGAGCGTGTCATCAGAACTGCTCTATCAGCTGCTCGACGTGCCCGATCGATTGGTGGGCAACAACGCCCCGGTAGCGAGTGGAGCCGATTCGGGCTCGCTGGCAGAAGCCATAGACACGGTGGAATCTGAAACGATCCGTCTCGCCCTCGACCGCTGCGACAACAACAAGGCGCGTACCGCACGCGAGCTCGGAATAAGTGAACGCAGCCTGTGGTACAAGCTCAAAAAATACGGCCTCGGTCCGAGGTCCAGTGGCCAGGGCGACGGCTGA